Within the Cupriavidus malaysiensis genome, the region AGGGGAGAACCTGAGTTTTGCAAATGAAGTCAGCATGCTATGCTGATCTCATCATGAAACCGCGCGACCCTGTCCTCGACCAATGCTCCATCGCGGCCACGCTCGCGCTGATCGGCGAGAAGTGGACGATGCTGATCCTGCGCGATGTCTTCCACGGCATCCGGCGTTTCGACGACTTCCTCGAACGCCTGCAATGCTCGCCGGCAGTGCTGTCAGCACGCCTGAAGACCCTGACGGACGCCGGCATCCTGCGCCGCGTCGGCTACCGCGAGCCCGGCGCGCGCGAGCGCTTCGAATATCGCCCGACACGCGCCGCCGTCGAGTTGCTGCCGGTGCTGGTCGGCCTGATGCAATGGGGGGATGCCCACCTCAGTCCGGATGGCCAGGGACCGGTGGTGCTGCGCGCACGCACGAGCGGCCGGCCCGTCCATGCCGCCCTGGTGGACGATACGGGCGAGCCGGTCTCGCCGTCGGACATCGCGGTCCAGCGCATTCCGCGCACCGCCACCCGCACTACCACCTCCGGCGCCGCCGACGTCGCCGACATGCCGCCGGCCGCCTGAGCCGGCGCCGGCACGGCACCCGCTTGATGCATTGCGCCGCACCATTCGCGTGCGGCCCCTCCCGCCCCCTCCCGCCAATTCCCCGGCATGGCGCATGATGCGCCGCGGCAAGCGGATGGCGGCGCCAGTGGCGCGCACCTCCTTCGGTGGAAAACAACCGATAAGGCACTTGCAGTCCCTGGCACAGCGCTTGCGTAATGGAACGCAGGCGGACCAACGGCGGTTCGCCTGACAAACAGCGCGCCGGCCATCCCATGTGGCCGGCGTCAGGACAACGGCGTCCCCTGGACCGGTCTGCGACCGGTTCGCGGGACGCCTTTTGTTTTCCGGAGCCCGCCCATGAACGGCAAAGCCACCCGCATCGAACTGCTGAGCCTGCGCACCCCGCAGATGCGCGCCTTCCATCTGTCCTGGATGGCCTTCTTCGTCTGCTTCTTCGCCTGGTTCGCCTGCGCGCCGCTGATGCCGGTGCTCAAGGGTGAGTTCCACCTGACCCCGGCGCAGATCGCCAATATCAATATCGCCGCGGTGGCCGTCACCATCCTCGTGCGGCTGGTGATCGGCCCGATGTGCGACCGCTTCGGCCCGCGCAAGACCTATACCGCGCTGCTGGCACTCGGCGCCATCCCGGTGCTGGGCGTGGCGCTGGCCCGCAACTACGAGACCTTCCTGGTGTTCCGCCTGCTGATCGGCGCGGTCGGGGCCAGCTTCGTCATCACGCAGTACCACACCTCGGTGATGTTCGCGCCCAACGTGGTCGGCACCGCCAACGCCGCCAGCGCCGGCTGGGGCAATGCCGGCGGCGGCGTGGCGCAGGGCGCGATGCCGCTGCTGCTGGCCGCCGTGCTGATGCTGGGCGTGGACCATGCGCTCGGCTGGCGCCTCGCGCTGCTGGTGCCGGGCGTGCTGATGCTGGCCATGGCCGCGCTTTACTGGCGCTACGCCCAGGATTGCCCGCAAGGCAACTACGCCGAACTGCGCGCCCGCGGCATCGCCATCGACGGCGGCAAGAAGGGCGGCTGGGACAGCTTCCGCGCCGCCAGCGCCAACTACCGCGTGTGGCTGCTGTTCATCACCTATGGCGCCTGCTTCGGCGTGGAGCTGTTCATCCACAACGTGGCCGCGAGCTACTACGTCGACCGCTTCGGCCTGTCGCTCGGCAGCGCCGGCATGGCCGCCGCCAGCTTCGGCCTGCTTGCCCTGTTCGCCCGTGCCCTGGGCGGGTGGCTGTCGGACAAGGTGGCGCGGCGCCGCGGCCTGGACGCACGCACCACGCTGCTGTTCGTGCTGATCCTCGGCGAGGGCCTGGGGCTGCTGTGGTTCGCCCACGCCGACCACTTCGCGCTGGCACTGGCCGCCATGCTCGCCTTCGGCCTGTTCACCCACATGGCCTGCGGTGCCACCTATGCGCTGGTGCCCTTCATCGACCGCAAGGCGCTCGGCGGCGTGGCCGGCATCATCGGCGCGGGCGGCAACGTCGGCGCGGTCGCGGCCGGCTTCCTGCTCAAGGGCCTGGGCAACCTGCAGCTGACGCTGTCGGTGCTCGGCCTGGTCGCGGTCGGCGCCGCCCTGTGCGCCATCGCTATCCGCTTCAGCGCCGACCACAAGGCCAGCGAACAAGCCCTCTATGACAACGCCCTGGCCAACTGAGCCAGCCGATCCCCAGTCCCAGGCCCAATCCCGCCACCGGATCGCCCCAGCAAGGAAAGCATCATGAATATCATCGTCATCGGACACGGCATGGTCGGCCACAAGTTCCTGGAATGCCTGGCCGAGTCCGGCGCCCAGGACCTCACGGTGACGGTACTGTGCGAGGAAGCGCGCCCCGCCTACGACCGCGTGCACCTGTCCGAGTTCTTCTCGGGCAAGTCCGCCGACGACCTCTCGCTGGTGGCGCCCGGCTTCTTCGCCGAGCACGGCAATATGCTGCTGCGCCTGAATGACCGTGCCGCCGCCATCGATACCGCCGCGCGCACGGTCACCACGGCCGGCGGCGAGACGCTGCACTATGACAAGCTGGTGCTGGCCACCGGCTCCTACCCCTTCGTGCCGCCGGTGCCCGGCAAGGACCGCCGCGACTGCTTCGTCTACCGCACCATCGAAGACCTGGAAGCGATGCAGGCCCGCGGCGCCCACGCCCGCTCCGGCGTGGTGATCGGCGGCGGCCTGCTCGGCCTCGAATGCGCCAAGGCGCTGCGCGACATGGGCCTGCAGACCCATGTGGTGGAGTTCGCCCCGCGCCTGATGGCGGTGCAGGTCGACGACGGCGGCGGCCGCATGCTGCGCCAGAAGATCGAGGCGCTCGGCGTGACGGTCCACACCGGCAAGAACACGCTGGAGATCGTCGACGGCGAGCACGGCACCCATCGCATGCGCTTCGCCGACGGCAGCCACCTCGACACCGACATGATCGTGTTCTCGGCCGGCATCCGCCCGCGCGACGAACTGGCGCGCGCCGCCGGGCTGCGTGTCGGCGAGCGTGGCGGCATCGCCATCGACGACCAGTGCCTGACCTCGGACCCGCATATCTACGCCATCGGCGAATGCGCACTGTGGCAGGGCAAGGTATTCGGCCTGGTCGCGCCCGGCTACGACATGGCGCGCGTGGTGGCGCGCCAGCTGCGCGGCGAGGCGGCGTCGTTCGCCGGGGCGGACCTGAGCACCAAGCTCAAGCTGATGGGCGTGGACGTGGCCAGCATCGGCGACCCGCACGGCCAGGTGCCGGGCAGCCGCGCCTACCACTTCGCCGACGAGCGCAAGCAGGTCTACAAGAAGCTGGTCGTGTCCGAGTGCGGCAAGCACCTGCTGGGCGGCGTGCTGGTCGGCGACGCGGCCGAGTACGGCACCCTGCTGCAGATGATGCTCAACCGCATCGAGCTGCCGGAATCGCCTGAATTCCTCATCCTGCCCGCCGCCGACGGCAAGGCGCGCCCCGCGCTCGGCGCCGACGCGCTGCCCGACGGCGCCCAGATCTGCTCCTGCAACAACGTCAGCAAGGGCGAGATCTGCGCCGCCGTCAGCGACGGCGCCACCAGCATCGGCGCGCTCAAGTCATGCACCAAGGCCGGCACCGCCTGCGGTGGCTGCGTGCCGCTGGTCACGCAGATCATGAAGGCGCAGATGCAGAAGCAGGGCCTGGCGGTCAGCAACCACCTGTGCGAGCACTTCCCCTACTCGCGCCAGGAGCTCTACCACCTGGTGCGGGTCGGCAAGTTCAAGTCCTTCGACGACCTGCTGGCTGCCCACGGCAAGGGCCTGGGCTGCGACATCTGCAAGCCGGCGGTGGGCAGCATCCTGGCCTCGTGCTGGAACGACTTCGTGCTGAAGGAAGAGCACGCCGGCCTGCAGGATTCGAACGACTATTTCCTCGCCAACATCCAGAAGGACGGCACCTATTCCGTGGTGCCGCGCATGCCCGGCGGCGAGGTCACGCCGGACGGCCTGATCGCGGTCGGCCGCATCGCCAAGAAGTATGGCCTGTACACCAAGATCACCGGCGGCGCGCGTGTCGACATGTTCGGCGCGCGCCTGGAAGAACTGCCGCGGATCTGGGAAGAACTGATCGCCGCGGGCTTCGAGTCGGGCCACGCCTACGGCAAGTCGCTGCGCACGGTGAAGTCTTGCGTGGGCTCGACCTGGTGCCGCTATGGCGTCGACGACTCGGTCGGCCTGGCGGTCGCGCTGGAGAACCGCTACAAGGGCCTGCGCGCCCCGCACAAGATCAAGTTCGGCGTGTCCGGCTGCACGCGCGAGTGCGCCGAGGCGCAAGGCAAGGACGTCGGCGTGATCGCCACCGAGCGCGGCTGGAACCTGTACGTATGCGGCAACGGCGGCATGAAGCCGCGCCATGCCGAACTGCTGGCGGGCGACCTCGACCGCGACACCCTGATGCGCTACATCGACCGCTTCCTGATGTTCTACATCCGCACCGCCGACCGCCTCCAGCGCACCAGCGTCTGGCGCGACAACCTGGAAGGCGGGCTCGACTACCTGAAGGCCGTGGTGGTCGACGACAAGCTCGGCCTCGGCGCCGAACTGGAAGCCGAGATGCAGCACGTGGTCGATACCTACGAGGATGAATGGAAGCGCGCCGTGACCGATCCGGAAACGCGCCGCCGCTTCCGCCACTTCGTCAACAGCGATCACCGCGACGACAACCTGGTCTTCATGGAAGAGCGCGGCCAGATCCGCCCCGCCACGCCGGAGGAACGGAAATTGCAGCGTTCCCGCGTGAGCCACATTCCCGTGGTCGCCGTGCCCGCCAATGCAGCATGAAATCAAGGAGAACGTGATGAGCCATACCCATCAAGCGGAAACCTGGACCGCCGTCTGCACCCTGCGCGAGATCGTGCCCAATACTGGTGTCTGCGCCCTGGTCGATGGCCAGCAGATCGCCGTGTTCCGCATCGGGCGCGGCGAGGAAGTCTACGCCCTCGACAACTACGACCCCAACGCCCAGGCCGCGGTGCTGTCGCGCGGACTGGTGGGCAATCTCGGCGAGCACCTGGTGGTGGCGTCGCCGATCTACAAGCACCATTTCGACCTGCGCACCGGGGAATGCCTGGAGGCGCCGCAGCACTCGGTCGATGCCTACCCGGCGCGTGTCTACGGCGGCAAGGTCTGGGTCGCCGCCGCGGCGGTGGCGCGCGAAGCCGAAGCCGAAGAGCTGGCGGCATGACTTCCCCCGCCAAACCCCGGCTGGTGGTGGTCGGCAACGGCATGGCCGGCATGCGCACGGTCGAGGAACTGCTGCGGCTGGCGCCGGACCTGTACGACATCACGGTGTTCGGCGCCGAGCCGCACGGCAACTACAACCGCATCCTGCTGTCGCCGCTGCTCGCGGGCGAGAAGACGGTCGACGACATCATGCTCAACACGCCCGAGTGGTACGCGCAGCATGGCATCGAGCTGCTGGCGGGCGACCCGGTGGTGGCCATCGACCGCCCGCGCCGCCTGGTGCGCGCCGAGTCCGGCCGCGCAGTGCGCTATGACAGGCTCTTGCTGGCCACCGGCTCCAAGCCGTTCATCCTGCCGGTGCCCGGACACCAGCTGGAGGGCGTGATCGCCTTCCGCGACATCCATGACGTCGAGCAGATGCTGGCGGCGGCGCGCCGCCACCGGCACGCGGTGGTGATCGGCGGCGGCCTGCTCGGCCTGGAGGCGGCCAACGGCCTACTGCGCCAGGGCATGGAGGTGACCGTGGTGCACGCCACCGACAGCCTGATGGAGCGCCAGCTCGACAAACCCGCCTCGGCCCTGCTCAAGCAGGCGCTGGAGCGGCGCGGCCTGCGCTTCCTGCTCGATGCCCGCACCAGCGGCATCCTGGGTGAGGAGCGCGTGACCGGCGTGTGCTTCCAGGACGGCAGCCAGATCCCGGCCGACCTGGTGGTGATGACCGCCGGCGTCCGCCCCAACACCGCCCTGGCGCAGTCCGCCGGACTGCGCTGCGAGCGCGCCATCCTGGTCGACGACACGCTGCAGACCTATGACCCGCGCATTTATGCCGTCGGCGAATGCGTGCAGCACCGCAACGCCACCTTCGGCCTGGTCGCGCCGATCTGGGACCAGGCGCGCGTGTGCGCCGCCCACCTGGCCGGCGCCGGGCACCGCCGCTACATCCAGCAGGCCACCGCCACCAAGCTCAAGGTGACCGGGGTCGACCTGTACTCGGCCGGCGATTTCCTCGGCGGCGAAGCCAGCGAGGACCTGGTGCTGCGCGACCCCCGGCGCGGCGTGTACAAGCGGCTGGTACTGGAGGACGGCTGCCTGGTGGGTGCCGTGCTGTACGGCGACGTGCAGGACGGCCCCTGGTATTTCGACCTGATCCAGCGCCGCGCCAGCGTCGGCGCGATGCGACAGCGGCTGCTGTTCGGCCGCGCCCAGTGCGAGGCACTGGCCGCGTAGCCGTGCGGCAGTCGCCGGCACGCCCCCATCAGGTAGACAGACAGGTAGACAGGTAGACAGGTAGACAGACAGCGTGAATCTCTCCGACATCCCCGTCGTGGCCACCGCCACCGGCCCGGCTGCCTCCGCCAGTGCCTCCGCCGACGCCGGCGCGGCGGTCGCCACCACCTGCCCCTATTGCGGCGTCGGCTGCGGCGTGCGTGCCACCCTGCAGGCCGACGGACGCATCGAGGTCGGCGGCGATCCGTCCCACCCCGCCAACCAGGGCCGGCTGTGCGTCAAGGGCTCGGCGCTTGGCGAAACGCTCGGCCTGGAGGGGCGCCTGCTGGCGCCGCAGCTGCGCACGCCCGACGGCGGCCTGCGCCGGGCCGGCTGGGACGAAGCGCTCGACGCGGTGGCGCGCGGCTTCGCCGACGTGATCGCGCGCCACGGCCCGGACGCGGTCGCCCTCTACGTCTCCGGACAGTTGCTGACCGAGGACTACTACGTCGCCAACAAGCTGATGAAGGGCTGCATCGGCAGCGCCAACATCGACACCAATTCCCGTCTGTGCATGTCCTCGGCGGTGGCCGGCCACAAGCGCGCCTTCGGCGAAGACCTGGTGCCGGGCAGCTATGAAGACCTGGAACTGGCCGACCTGGTGGTGCTGGTCGGCTCCAACGCCGCCTGGTGCCATCCCATCCTCTACCAGCGCCTGGCACGCGCCAAGGAGGCCCGTCCGGATCTGCGCATCGTGGCGATCGATCCGCGCCGCACCGCCACCTGCGAGCTGGCCGACCTGCACCTGGCGCTGAAGCCCGGCACCGACGTGCGCCTGTTCAACGGCCTGCTGGCCTGGCTGGTCGACCACGGCGCCGCCGATGCCGCCTTCGTCGAAGCCCATACCGCGGGGCTGGAGACGGCGCTCGCCGCCGCGCGCGCGGGCGGCGCCGATCCCGCCGAGGTGGCACGCGCCTGCCGCCTCGACGAACAGGACCTGCTGACCTTCTACCGCTGGTTCGCCGAGACGCCCAAGGTGGTCACAGCCTTCTCGCAGGGCGTGAACCAGTCCTCGTCCGGCACCGACAAGGTCAACAGCCTGATCAACTGCCACCTGCTGACCGGGCGCGTCGGCAAACCGGGCGCCGGGCCGTTCTCGCTGACCGGCCAGCCCAACGCCATGGGCGGGCGCGAGGTAGGCGGCCTGGCCAATATGCTGGCCGCCCACCTGGAACTCGGCGATGCCGGCCACCGCGAGCTGGTCCGCGCCTTCTGGCAGGCACCGGCCCTGGCCGAGCGTCCGGGGCTGAAGGCGGTGGAGCTGTTCGATGCCATCGAGACCGGCCGCGTCAAGGCGGTGTGGGTGATGGCCACCAATCCGCTGGTCAGCCTGCCCGACGCCGACCGGGCGCGGCGCGCGCTGCAGCGCTGCGAACTGGTGGTGGCCTCCGACATCATCGAGCGCACCGACACCAATGCCTGCGCGCACGTGCTGCTGCCCGCGCTCGGCTGGGGCGAGAAAGACGGCACGGTGACCAACTCCGAACGCCGCATCTCGCGCCAGCGCGCCTTCCTGGCCGCGCCCGGCGAAGCGCGCGCCGACTGGCAGGTGATCTGCGAAGTGGCGCGCCGCATGGGGTTCGCCGGCTTCGACTACAGCGGCCCGCACGAGATCTTCGACGAGCATGCGCGCCTGAGCGCCTGGCGCAACCACGACGGCCCCGACGGGGTGCCGCGCGTGTTCGACATCGGCGGCCTGGCCGGCCTCTCGCGCCAGGCCTATGACGCCCTCGCGCCGGTGCAGTGGCCGCTGCCGGCGGCAACCGACGGGGCAGTTCCGCCGGCCGGCATGGCGCGCCTGTTCGCCGGCGGCCGCTTCGCCCACGCCGACGGCCGCGCCCGCTTCGTGGCCACCGCGCCGCGCGCGCCGGCCAACGCGCCGGACCAGGCGTTTCCGCTGATCCTCAACACCGGCCGGGTCCGCGACCAGTGGCACACCATGACGCGTACCGGCCGCGCGGCCCGGCTGGGCGAGCACCTGCCTGAGCCCTTCGTCGACATGCACCCGCAGGATGCCCTGCTGGCCGGCGTCGGCGAAGGCCGCCTGGCACGCATCCAGAGCCGCTGGGGCGCCATGGTTGCGCGCGTGCGCCACGGCGGCGGCATCCCGCGCGGCAGCATCTTCATCCCCATCCACTGGAACGACCAGTTCAGCTCCGACGCCCGTGTCGGCGCCCTGGTCAATCCCGTGGTGGACCCCGTCTCCGGCGAACCCGAGTTCAAGCACACCCCGGTGCGGGTGGAGGAATTCCGCGTCAACTGGCATGGCTTCGTGCTCAGCCGGCGGCCCCTGCCGCTCGATCCGCTCACCTACTGGACGCGGGTGCAGGGCAAGGCCTTCCAGCGCTACGAGTTCGCCGGGCGCGACAACGTGGCCGAGCGCGGCGCCTGGGCGCGCGCGTTGCTGGGTGTCGTGGATGACGAGGCCGACTGGATCGAGTACGAAGACCGCAGTGCCGGCATCTACCACGCCGCCCATGTGGTCGGCGAGCGCCTGGAAAGCTGCCTCTATGTCAGCACCCGTCCCGACCTGCCCTCGCGCGCCTGGATGGCCACGCTGTTCGGCCAGGACGCCCTTGAAGATGCCGACCGCATCGCGCTGCTGCTGGGCCAACCACTGGAAAAGGGCGCCGATGCCGGACCGACCGTCTGCTCCTGCTTCGGCGTCGGGCGCAACACCATCTGCGACGCGGTGCGCCGGCACGGGCTGAAGACACCGGCGGAGGTCACCGCCTGCGTCAAGGCCGGCGGCAACTGCGGGTCCTGCGTGCCCGAGTTGAAGAAGCTGCTGGCGGAACTGCAGATGGACGAAGCGGCCTGACTTTCTGCCTTTCCGCGGGCTCTCGCCCGCCCCTTCCCCCCTTCCCCCCCTTCCCACCCGCCCTCCACGCGCACCGGCCCGGCCAGCCGCTGCGCATGCAGGCGCTCAACAGTGTGCTGCCCGGCACGCTGGTCCACCGCCGCGGCGGGTCGTTTTTCCGCCCCGCACGCCGGTGAGGCGGGGCCGTGCAGGCAACGCCCCCCATCCTCTACACCGTTGCCGGGCTTAAGGCTGGCTTAAGACTTGCCGATTAGGCTAGCCATGCGGCGCCAGCCTATGCCCGATGCGCCACCTGCTCCTTTCGTCACATACGACCCGCCATGATCCGCCCCGCCTTCGTGCGCTACGCTTCCGCCGCCGCCGCGCTCTCCGTCGCCGTCGGCGGCGTGGCCTACCTGCGCCACGAGCCCGCCCTGCCTGCCGCGGCATCGGCCCAGTCCGGCTCCCCGGCGCGCGGCCCCGGCGCGCCGCTGGATTTCTCCGCCATCGTCGAGCAGTACGGGCCGGCCGTGGTCAATATCAGTGTCACCAGCCAGGGCAAGGCGGACGATGACGATGCGCAGGACACCCAGGACGGGCCGGCCAGCGGCAATTCCAACGACCCCTTCAACCAGTTCTTCCGCCGCTTCGGCCCGCCGCAGCGGCCGCCTGGCCAGGACCAGCCGTCCTTCGTGCAGGGCCAGGGTTCCGGCTTCATCGTCAGCGCCGACGGCCTGGTGCTGACCAACGCCCACCTGGTCGCCAATGCGCAGGACGTCACCGTCAAGCTGATCGACCGGCGCGAGTTCAAGGCCAAGGTGGTCGGCGTGGACAGCCCCAGCGACGTCGCCGTGCTGCGCATCGACGCCACCGGCCTGCCCACCGTCAAGCTCGGCGATGCCTCGCGCGTGCGCGTGGGCGAGCCGGTGCTGGCGATCGGTTCGCCCTACGGTTTCGAGAACACCGTCACCGCCGGCATCGTCAGCGCCAAGTCGCGCTCGCTGCCGGAAGAGAACTACGTGCCCTTCATCCAGACCGACGCCGCGGTCAACCCGGGCAGCTCCGGTGGTCCGCTGTTCAACCAGTACGGCGAGGTGATCGGCATCAACTCGCAGATCTACAGCGAGACCGGCGGCTACCAGGGCCTCTCCTTCGCCATCCCGATCGACATCGCCACCCGCGTCGAGAACGAGCTGATCGCCCATGGCAGCGTCACGCGCGGGCATATCGGCCTGGCGGTGCAGGAGGTCAGCCAGGCGCTGGCGCAGTCCTTCGGACTGCCGCGCCCGGCCGGTGCCCTGGTCAATATGGTCGACGCCGACAGCCCCGCGGCCAAGGCCGGCGTGCAGGCGGGCGACGTGATCGTGCAACTGGGCGAGCGCACCATCGAGCATTCGGCCGACCTGCCCGAGCAGGTGGCCGACATCGCCCCCGGCACGCGCACCACGCTGAAGCTCTACCGCAAGGGCAAGGCGCTGAACCTGCCGATCGAGATCGGCAAGCTGACCGAGGTGGCGGCGCCGGCCATGCCGGGCTCCGGCTCCAGCCTGGGCATCACGGTGCGGCCCCTGACCCCGGGCGAACGGCGCCAGGGCGGCCTCGACAGCGGGCTGGTGGTGGAACAGGCGGCGGGCGCGGCGGCGCAGGCCGGCATCGAGGCCGGCGACGTGATCCTCGCCTTGAACGGCACGCCGGTGGCCAGCGGCGCACAGCTGCGCGAACTGGCCGCGCAGGCCGGCAAGCGGGTGGCGCTGCTGATCCAGCGCGGCGGCACGCGCATCTTCGTGCCGCTTGAGCCGGACTGAGCGCGGTGGGTACGGGCAGCGCCGGCGCGCCGCCCTCGCCCGCGCCTCAGCGTGTCCCCTTCAGCCTGCGCCTTCGGCTGGCTCCCTCAGCCTGCATCGTCGCCGAGAATCTCACCCGCCATGTGAAAGGCGGAATTGGCCGCCGGCACGCCGCAATAGATGGCGGTCTGCAGCAGCACTTCCTTGATCTCGTCCGGCGTCACGCCGTTGTTGGCCGCGGCGCGCAGGTGCAGCCGCAGTTCTTCGTTGCGGTTGAGCGCCACCATCATGGCGATGGTCAGCAGGCTGCGGGTATGGCGCGGCAGGCCTTCGCGCGTCCAGATCTCGCCCCAGGCGTAGCGCGTGATCAGGTCCTGGAACTCCTCGTTGAGCGGCGTCAGCCGCGCCAGCGAGCGGTCGACGTGCTCGCTGCCCAGCACCGCGCGGCGCACGCCCAGGCCGGCCGCATAGCGCGCGCCGTCGTCCAGGCGGGCGGCGCGCCCGCTGCCAAGGAATTCCACCAGGGCTTCGGTAAAACGCTCCGGCTGCTCGCGGTTCGACAAGTGGGCGGCGGCCAGCTCCCGGTAGCGCGCGCCGGGAATCGCCTCGGCCAGCTCCCGCCCCTGCGCGGCGGTGGTGGATGGATCCGCGCTGCCAGCGATCACCAGCACCGGCACCGGGATGGTCTTGACCGCTTCGCGCAGGTCGGCGTCGCGCACGGCGGCACAGTTGGCGGCGTAGCCGCGCGGGTCGAGCCCGGCCAGCACCGCGCGCAGGTCATCGAGGCTGTCGCCGGCGCCGGCCACGAAGTCCGGCGTGAACCAGCGCTGCAGCGAACCGTCGACCAGCGCTGCCATGCCATCGCGCATGACGCCGTCGATGCGCGCGTTCCACATGTCGGCGCTGCCGATCTTGGGGGCGGTGTTGGCCAGCACGATCTGCGTGAAGCGCTGCGGCGCGTTGACGCCCAGCCACATGCCGGTCAGGCCGCCCATCGACAGGCCGCAGAACGCCGCGCGGCGGATATGGAGCGCATCCATCAGGGCCAGCACATCCGCCCCCAGCTCGGCCACCGTGAACGGCGCCGCCGGCATGCCCGATTGGCCGTGGCCACGCGTGTCGTAGCGCAGCACGCGGAAGCGGCCGGCCAGTGCGCTGGCCTGCGGCTCCCACATGCCGTGGTCGGTGCCGAGCGAATTCGAGAAGATCAGCACCGGCGCGGCGGCCGGGCCTTCGAGGGTGTAGTAGAGCCGGACGCCGGCGTGGTCGAGATAGGGCAAGACGGTCTCCTGAGAACAGCATGCCGCCGGCGCGTGAGGCCGGCGGTTCGATAAAGCATATAAGGTGGACGGCGGCGCGGCCGCCGCCGCGTCGGCATCAGCGTCCGCGTGCCGCCACGGCCTCGCGCCAGCCCTGCACCGCCGCATCGGCGAAGGCGGCCGACTGGCCGGCGTAGTTGGCCGGGTCGCTGAGGCGATCCAGGGCCTCGGCATCCAGCAGTGGCGCGGTGTCCGGCGCGTCCGGCGTGTCCGCCCTGTCGGCCAGGGTCCGCGCCAGCGCCTCGCGCAGCGTCAGGCCCTCGGCCACGGCGCGGCGCGAGGCCGCCTCGACCAGGTGGTGGGCGGGCAGGCGGCCGATGCGTCCGCCCAGCTCCAGCATGGCCGCCTCGCCCAGGATCAGGCCGTGGGTCAGGTCGAGGTTGGCGCGCATGCGCGCCGCATCCACCTGCAGGCCGGCCACCACTTCGCGCATCTGGCGCAGGGCCCCGGCGGCCAGCGCAGCGATCTGCGGCAGGGTGTCCCACTCGGCCTGCCAGCCGCCCAGCGCGCGTTCGTGCTCCTGCACCATGCCGGCCAGCAGCGTCGCCACCAGCGGCGGCACGCGCACGGCGGCGGTCAGCACGGCGGCGCAGCCGACCGGATTGCGCTTGTGCGGCATGGTGCTGGAACCGCCGCGCCCGGGCCCGGCGGGCTCCGCCACCTCGCCCACCTCGGTCTGCATCAGCAGCGAGATATCGCGCGCCATCTTGCCCAGCGTGCCGGTCAGCATGCCGAGCGCGGCGGCGGCCTCGACGAAACGG harbors:
- a CDS encoding nitrate reductase; this encodes MNLSDIPVVATATGPAASASASADAGAAVATTCPYCGVGCGVRATLQADGRIEVGGDPSHPANQGRLCVKGSALGETLGLEGRLLAPQLRTPDGGLRRAGWDEALDAVARGFADVIARHGPDAVALYVSGQLLTEDYYVANKLMKGCIGSANIDTNSRLCMSSAVAGHKRAFGEDLVPGSYEDLELADLVVLVGSNAAWCHPILYQRLARAKEARPDLRIVAIDPRRTATCELADLHLALKPGTDVRLFNGLLAWLVDHGAADAAFVEAHTAGLETALAAARAGGADPAEVARACRLDEQDLLTFYRWFAETPKVVTAFSQGVNQSSSGTDKVNSLINCHLLTGRVGKPGAGPFSLTGQPNAMGGREVGGLANMLAAHLELGDAGHRELVRAFWQAPALAERPGLKAVELFDAIETGRVKAVWVMATNPLVSLPDADRARRALQRCELVVASDIIERTDTNACAHVLLPALGWGEKDGTVTNSERRISRQRAFLAAPGEARADWQVICEVARRMGFAGFDYSGPHEIFDEHARLSAWRNHDGPDGVPRVFDIGGLAGLSRQAYDALAPVQWPLPAATDGAVPPAGMARLFAGGRFAHADGRARFVATAPRAPANAPDQAFPLILNTGRVRDQWHTMTRTGRAARLGEHLPEPFVDMHPQDALLAGVGEGRLARIQSRWGAMVARVRHGGGIPRGSIFIPIHWNDQFSSDARVGALVNPVVDPVSGEPEFKHTPVRVEEFRVNWHGFVLSRRPLPLDPLTYWTRVQGKAFQRYEFAGRDNVAERGAWARALLGVVDDEADWIEYEDRSAGIYHAAHVVGERLESCLYVSTRPDLPSRAWMATLFGQDALEDADRIALLLGQPLEKGADAGPTVCSCFGVGRNTICDAVRRHGLKTPAEVTACVKAGGNCGSCVPELKKLLAELQMDEAA
- a CDS encoding 3-carboxy-cis,cis-muconate cycloisomerase; this translates as MFGSPAVLAAFADTATVGRMLEVEAALARAQARTGVIPAEAAARIAAVCAGAPAEVIDLDALAAAAVAAGNLAIPFVRQLTARVAALDEPASRYVHWGATSQDIIDTAMALQLRQALLAIEAELLALGDACAAQAQAHRATPMVARTWLQHALPMSFGLKAAGWLDALRRDLLRLERARAQAAALQFGGAAGTLASLGEAAPAVARAFAAELELALPALPWHAHRDRFVEAAAALGMLTGTLGKMARDISLLMQTEVGEVAEPAGPGRGGSSTMPHKRNPVGCAAVLTAAVRVPPLVATLLAGMVQEHERALGGWQAEWDTLPQIAALAAGALRQMREVVAGLQVDAARMRANLDLTHGLILGEAAMLELGGRIGRLPAHHLVEAASRRAVAEGLTLREALARTLADRADTPDAPDTAPLLDAEALDRLSDPANYAGQSAAFADAAVQGWREAVAARGR
- the pcaD gene encoding 3-oxoadipate enol-lactonase — protein: MPYLDHAGVRLYYTLEGPAAAPVLIFSNSLGTDHGMWEPQASALAGRFRVLRYDTRGHGQSGMPAAPFTVAELGADVLALMDALHIRRAAFCGLSMGGLTGMWLGVNAPQRFTQIVLANTAPKIGSADMWNARIDGVMRDGMAALVDGSLQRWFTPDFVAGAGDSLDDLRAVLAGLDPRGYAANCAAVRDADLREAVKTIPVPVLVIAGSADPSTTAAQGRELAEAIPGARYRELAAAHLSNREQPERFTEALVEFLGSGRAARLDDGARYAAGLGVRRAVLGSEHVDRSLARLTPLNEEFQDLITRYAWGEIWTREGLPRHTRSLLTIAMMVALNRNEELRLHLRAAANNGVTPDEIKEVLLQTAIYCGVPAANSAFHMAGEILGDDAG
- a CDS encoding Do family serine endopeptidase → MIRPAFVRYASAAAALSVAVGGVAYLRHEPALPAAASAQSGSPARGPGAPLDFSAIVEQYGPAVVNISVTSQGKADDDDAQDTQDGPASGNSNDPFNQFFRRFGPPQRPPGQDQPSFVQGQGSGFIVSADGLVLTNAHLVANAQDVTVKLIDRREFKAKVVGVDSPSDVAVLRIDATGLPTVKLGDASRVRVGEPVLAIGSPYGFENTVTAGIVSAKSRSLPEENYVPFIQTDAAVNPGSSGGPLFNQYGEVIGINSQIYSETGGYQGLSFAIPIDIATRVENELIAHGSVTRGHIGLAVQEVSQALAQSFGLPRPAGALVNMVDADSPAAKAGVQAGDVIVQLGERTIEHSADLPEQVADIAPGTRTTLKLYRKGKALNLPIEIGKLTEVAAPAMPGSGSSLGITVRPLTPGERRQGGLDSGLVVEQAAGAAAQAGIEAGDVILALNGTPVASGAQLRELAAQAGKRVALLIQRGGTRIFVPLEPD